The Gossypium hirsutum isolate 1008001.06 chromosome D07, Gossypium_hirsutum_v2.1, whole genome shotgun sequence genome includes the window AAATAAACATGAAAAGGTAAGAAAAATTAAGCCATACTTCAGTTAGGTTTTCATCCCAAGAAATGTCTATAATGCCCGAGTCAGATATCCTGTCAGGAGTTGCTGGAGCTTCAGCTTGAGGTGAGGAAACAGAGGAGCTGCTATATTTCAAAAATCTAAGAGCATATGCCTGAATAGCAAGTTTACTGTTCTTTCCAAAGTGCTGCTGGTCCTCATTCATATCCTGCTCCATAACGTGTTGCACCGAAAGATGAGAAAGAAAGTACAATATTTCAAGGATCTGATACAATATAGAACATGAATATGACGGAACTATTTGGCAATTTTTACAGGATAACCAACCGAAGGTACGGAGAAGAGCCCAAACAACTCAGACATATAACCCAATTCCAAATATTTAAGTATATACTTGGATTGCAGTTCCGGAATTCAAAGGCCTTTAcgcatttgaatttgaatttaatttaccATCCAGAGCCTGTGAACTCAATCATCAAATAATCCACCAACCTCAGCAAGCCAATACACTTAAAAAACCATGGAGATCGTATTTACTAGAAATCACAATGAAGGTTCATAAAGGTTACAATTAAAAGAAGAGTAAAACCCACAACCCCCATATTTAAAATAAGTCACTTCCTCCCAAAATCAAGTGAAATTACCTTCCTATCAAGAGATTCCACGTATTGAAAAATATAACTTAAAAGCAGACAACTGATATGAATGATCATAAAAACCAATTATTGAAACTGAAGATTTTAAAAGAAACTAGCACAAAGCTTTAcagaaaattaaatgtgaaaaatTATAATCATTACTGTCATCACAAGAAAGACATGCACAAACTGATTAAAATTAAAGACCAATTGAAGCCAACACTAAAATCGGTACCATATCAAGTTTTGCAGTCATGTTCTTAGGAACTTCATTGGCTGGTAAGTGCACTAAATCATGGCCACTTTTCTTTGGGCCAAGACTTGCATCTTTCCTATTTAGAAGCACCTCTGCTGAATGCCAAAAGTCCATGACGGCATTAGCAAGGCTTAATGCTACTTTTTTGAGTTTTGAATATTGATGTTGTTCTTCAAATTTCAATCGCGAAGTAAAAGCAACATGTCGAGATATTTGAGCAGCAGCCATCATCTTCCAAAGACGCTCCTATAAGCACATAAAGAAAAAAAGGGGAAGATTAGAGGCAAATTTTGTCAATACGTTATCTAGTCAACTGAATACAAGTACATTGATTGAGTAAaggcaataaaattaaaaagctcttaataaaaaagaaaaaaggaacaaGAAGGATGCATAAATAAATCGAACTTATATTCTATACTAAAATAATACCTGAGCAAAATCATTTGCCATCCATGTCATTTCTTCAAGGACAAATTCCCAGTGAGATTTTTGGTGATTCTTCCAGGGTGAAGTACCAACAGATAGCTCTGCAATCCTTTTCTGCTTAGCCTGTTTACCATAGTTCCAGACCTTTTAAGCTTCTTTAAATTAGAAGGGCAAAAAAAAAGAGCTTAATCAACTATAACAGAACACCTGTATAATCTGTGCCTCTTCCAAGATGGAATCTTCATGTGCCTTGTCCACCACTTTCACATGATTATCCAAAAAAGATTGAGTTTCAGCAATAGGAGTTGAGGTTCTTTCAGACAAAGTCACCTCAGGAACCTCACAAATAGCATTATCCATTGAGCCCAGAGGCTTACTAGAAGGAAAAGTTTCCTTGTTGGAATTAGAATTATCAGCAGGAACAGTACTAATTTTCCTATCAGCTTCTGATACAGCATGACTGCTTCGTTGCACCTCATTGTTGGAAGGGCAAGTCAGCTCATTTTGCAATTCAGATCTAATTTCTTCCACTACTTTGACAATAGAAAAACTAAGAGTGTGCTTTTGACTCACAGAAGTAATAGTACCAGGAACAACAGCTGCATTATCAACAGCCTTGATCTCATTGGTTTCTTTTGCCAATTCACCAATAGATGAGTTTAGTGACTCCTCTTTTCTTGATGTTTGTTCCACGGGCTTTCCATTAGAGTCAATGTTTTCTGGATTAATACACACATCATTACCATTATTTACGTAAGTGTTTAAGCTGTTCTGAGTGCAAGAGGACTCTGAATCTAATCCCTTTGTCTCTATAGCTGCATCgtaattttttccttcatttggTATGTTTTTCATATCTCTATTTGGATCAATAAACTCATTTAGCTGATTAGAACTTGTTTCATTGTCAGCATTTGCTGCAGCTGCACCAGTACCAGGTGAAGATTCAAGACCAGTTGGAACTACCTGCTCCTTCCTTCCAACAAGATCAGGTTCCTCAGAAGCCATTTTAACTGTAGATCCATTAGCCACCAATTGGGCAGGTTCATTAGGCAAGTCATCTATGAAGCTTTTGGAAGCTGTAACATCAACCTTGCTTTCAGATAGATAACATTTTGACTGGTCAGTAGTTTCCTCCACAGCCAGCCCACACTCCATATTCGACAGATTATCAGGACTTATCATCCTTGAAGCCAAATCAAGGTTCGAAATAGCAGATTTTGGAGTATCTGCGTAAGGTATGTTCTTGTCCTTCTGGTCATTTTTTTCACATGTTGAAGTCTTCAAGTCCTTTGATGCTATATGGGCAGATAAAGAACCATGACCACCTTGACCCTGAACCATATCTGTTGAACATGATCGAACTCCATCTCGATTTTTTTTGGACCTGTTCCTTCGAGCATATGGGCGAAAAATAGCCGAATCTTCTGATTCCTTAGCATTTCGAGTCCCATTTATCTGAGAAGATTGCTCTGATGGAACAACATTATTCCTCTTATGAGGATGCATAGACTTCCTTTCACATCCAGGTAACTCATTTTCACCATCAAAAAGCAAGAGATTATCAGCACTATTAGGTTCACAAATTGCAGGAACCCGTGGTCTACCACTACTCTCTATGGAATCACCATGAGGTGAAATAGTTGGTGCGAAACTACCTTTTGCTTCACTGTAAAAATTATGCATAGAGGAAGCATAAGTTATTTACTACAATACAATTTAGAACCATAGTTCTGTAGCACACAGCAGTATAAAGAATATACCAGGTAAGAAGTTCTGCTTGTTGATCAGTGAAAGAAATAGACTGGACGCTAACTGAAGCTGCATtgccaaatttgaaatccaaggGATTGCCACCCTGACAGCAACATGATTTATGGTGAATATTAATCTATAAGAAATCAGAAGCAGCAGAAGGTAAAAACGCATACTTTCTCAAGAAACTCTAGCTCCCTTCTCCTTTCCTCTCGAACATCATACTCCTGCCTGTTATAGACAAGAGCAAAAAACGAAAGAAAATAAGGTGCTTGTACATAGGGATGTGAACCAAGTGCACTTTTCTGTAAAATTAATAGGGTATGAGTAAACAAAAGTGAAACATAAATATGACCTAAGCTCTGCTTGAGCTTTCTCAATAGCTGCTCTGCACGGAGAAGTTTTGACATCAATCCCAACTCCACCATCAACCACCCGTCCCATGGAACCAATCTCAGCAATTACTAAGAGAGCAGGTCCTGAATTACATCCATGCATCCCTACCTAAATATCTACAGGCTGGCCCTTCCCATCGATGCAAAAAAAGAAGAGTGTTGGTAATACCTACAAAAGatggtaaaaataattttcttcacTCAACCAAAGATTCAAGCTTGAAACAATTAGAAAATGCACAAACTGATATCATCAAAGTCACTCAACATAATCAAAAAAATAGGAAGTTTATACATTCTCATGTATAAAACTGATGTCATCAAACTGATATGTATAAAACTACCAGCAAAAAACAAAAGTAGAACACCCAACAAATGGAAACGAATAGATGAAAGAGAAGAATTATGCATGAAGTTTATACACTGACTACTATAAGAAGTATCATTGTACAAAGATTTTCAAGGGAAAGAACAAAGTGCAAAACAAACTGACTTGAACTAGATTGAGGCAATATTAACACTTCTCGGGGAAATAAAGGTGCttcctacttttttttttaaattttctccgCAATGAGttgttaaataaatatatcaCCAAAAGAATATTGATTGCAAATCTTTCAACTTTCAACTTCCCACTCCAGCATAGTAGTTTCACAGCAACCGAACATAACAAAATTATCTCAAAAGGTTATCAAAGTTCACTCACCACCTTATATCTATTGAAAAAACAGAAAACAAACTTGTACTTGTATGGGAGAGGTTGCCACTAAATTTTGGATAGATAAAACGCCCCGTAAAGGAAATGCAAAGTCTGCCATTGATTGGAACGCCAAAAGCAAAGCTAAACTACATACAGACATAAGCATACACATAGGTACAGATGATAGCATGTACCAAAAAAGCTAATCCCCCTAGGATTTTCGAATTGGATGGCATGTTCAAAATCTTGGACAATTTGCAATCCAATTTGTGAAAATCTACAATCCTGCTAATAAATAGAAAAGCATGAACTTGAAGATAGAAACGGGTAATTTTTAATTTCACCTGTCAGTAAAACAATACAGTTCAAAAGTCGGTGGGAGAGCAAACCTGTTTCTTGCTTTCTCTTAACCTTGCAAGTGATTTAATGTAAGAGAGACTGAGAGAGTTTCTGAAAATTTTTCACTTAAAttataagatttaaaaaataattattgaaatataattattaaggttaaaatatgtcataagtccctGTACTCTtcgtaaatttaaaattcaatccttgtacttttatttccAGGAATTTAGCCCCTCtacatttcaaatttaaaaatttaaattcaattgttaacactattaaaattattttgttacatTCATGTTCATTACAAAgccattttttaattaattacaaggTTACCATgcgattattttttttttaatttcaaaatgtcacaccaacaaatttaacaaaataattttaacaatgttaacaactggacctgaatttttaaatttaaaaagtagagggactaaattcctgaaaataaaagtacaaagactaaattccaaatttacagAGAATACATGTACTTGTGGCACATTTTAaccaattatatttaataataggattttaattaaacaaaaaaatgcaTCTTCTTTTTCCTTGACATCATTTGTAAACATTATAATGATTGgttaacattaatttttttaaaaaactaattaattttattaataatttatacatatttatactattatttaattatgtttttgtaaAAAATGTCTT containing:
- the LOC107956230 gene encoding chromatin modification-related protein EAF1 B isoform X4, which translates into the protein MHGCNSGPALLVIAEIGSMGRVVDGGVGIDVKTSPCRAAIEKAQAELRQEYDVREERRRELEFLEKGGNPLDFKFGNAASVSVQSISFTDQQAELLTCEAKGSFAPTISPHGDSIESSGRPRVPAICEPNSADNLLLFDGENELPGCERKSMHPHKRNNVVPSEQSSQINGTRNAKESEDSAIFRPYARRNRSKKNRDGVRSCSTDMVQGQGGHGSLSAHIASKDLKTSTCEKNDQKDKNIPYADTPKSAISNLDLASRMISPDNLSNMECGLAVEETTDQSKCYLSESKVDVTASKSFIDDLPNEPAQLVANGSTVKMASEEPDLVGRKEQVVPTGLESSPGTGAAAANADNETSSNQLNEFIDPNRDMKNIPNEGKNYDAAIETKGLDSESSCTQNSLNTYVNNGNDVCINPENIDSNGKPVEQTSRKEESLNSSIGELAKETNEIKAVDNAAVVPGTITSVSQKHTLSFSIVKVVEEIRSELQNELTCPSNNEVQRSSHAVSEADRKISTVPADNSNSNKETFPSSKPLGSMDNAICEVPEVTLSERTSTPIAETQSFLDNHVKVVDKAHEDSILEEAQIIQAKQKRIAELSVGTSPWKNHQKSHWEFVLEEMTWMANDFAQERLWKMMAAAQISRHVAFTSRLKFEEQHQYSKLKKVALSLANAVMDFWHSAEVLLNRKDASLGPKKSGHDLVHLPANEVPKNMTAKLDMDMNEDQQHFGKNSKLAIQAYALRFLKYSSSSVSSPQAEAPATPDRISDSGIIDISWDENLTEESLFYAVPLGAMETYRRSIESYLIQTEKTGSSKQEEVEISVYDAGAEFGYDDFECDEEEGETSTYYLPGAFEDSKSSKLNQKKWKKIKSYLARPYEMGADFPHRHCAQQSMLIRKRPASSLNVNPIPMKRVRTGSRQRVLSPFSSAPAAGGLQGPTKTDASSGDTNSFQDDQNALNEGFQIQKSMEVESIMDLERQLPYDHVETPVKPTKKKKAKNLGSAYNQSWQLESTVHNEKRDYSKKRLESHHFDSNGTSDLYGQHNAKKLKIMKQQPDNAFDFPPSGTIPFPAGSQKTNMSNPSKIIRLIHGCDKGRNAKTHKMSVDLPGSGGSWSLFEDQALVVLVHDMGPNWEIVSDAINSTLQFKCIFRKPKECKERHKILMDRNGDGADSADDSGSLSYTLPGIPKGSARQLFQHLQGPMEEDILKSHFEKIMLIGKKQQYRRSQDPKQIVPDHNSHVIALSKICPNNRNGGVLMPLELCDVIASSQDVVPVGYQASHAGGLAISNQGVVGSMPPASGANSSLQGSSGVVHGSNISSASAPLNGSMRNMQQSNLSLPGAVSGSDRGVRMVPNKNGVGMTCGISRSMSLSRPGLRGMASSTMLNSSCMLSNLVGMPSPVNIPSGPGSGHGNSMLRPHDTMHMMRFNPSSSSKCLHSNPMH